One region of Brachybacterium saurashtrense genomic DNA includes:
- the thiC gene encoding phosphomethylpyrimidine synthase ThiC yields MSARPENYPTHSLGHLEDPAHGIRVPVTRIAQDPSPDGTANPPLEVYRTAGPGCVPEEGLAPVREDWVLGRGDVERYPGRGRTLADDGRSAVRRGEASAEWRGARRDPLRALPGRRVTQMHYARRGEITPEMRYVALREGCDVELVRSEVAAGRAIIPANVNHPEAEPMIIGRAFLVKVNANIGNSAVTSSIAEEVSKLEWATRWGADTVMDLSTGEDIHTTREWILRNAPVPIGTVPIYQALEKVGGDANALTWEIFRDTVIEQCEQGVDYMTVHAGVLLRYVPLTAERVTGIVSRGGSILAGWCLAHHRENFLYEHFDELCEIFARYDVSFSLGDGLRPGSLADANDAAQFAELDTLAELTRRAWEHDVQVMVEGPGHVPLHLVHENVERQQELCDGAPFYTLGPLVTDIAPAYDHITSAIGATEIARHGTAMLCYVTPKEHLGLPDRDDVKTGVITYKIAAHAADVAKGHPAARDRDDALSKARFEFRWRDQFGLSLDPQLAEEYHDQTLPAEPAKTAHFCSMCGPKFCSMRISQDIRDAYGDAAAQERIAQEGMAAKSREFLAQGGTVYLPDPVRAPGGGGAAG; encoded by the coding sequence GTGTCCGCACGCCCTGAGAACTACCCCACCCATTCCCTCGGCCACCTCGAGGACCCCGCCCACGGCATCCGGGTGCCCGTCACCCGCATCGCCCAGGACCCCTCCCCCGACGGCACCGCGAACCCTCCCCTGGAGGTGTATCGCACGGCCGGTCCGGGCTGCGTGCCCGAGGAGGGCCTGGCGCCGGTGCGCGAGGACTGGGTGCTGGGCCGCGGGGACGTGGAACGCTACCCGGGCCGCGGCCGCACCCTGGCCGACGACGGCCGCTCCGCGGTGCGGCGCGGCGAGGCCAGCGCCGAATGGCGGGGCGCCCGACGGGATCCGCTGCGCGCGCTCCCAGGCCGTCGCGTCACCCAGATGCACTATGCGCGCCGCGGCGAGATCACCCCGGAGATGCGCTACGTCGCGCTGCGGGAGGGATGCGACGTGGAGCTGGTGCGCAGCGAGGTCGCCGCCGGCCGCGCCATCATCCCCGCGAACGTGAACCATCCCGAGGCCGAGCCGATGATCATCGGCCGCGCCTTCCTGGTGAAGGTCAACGCCAACATCGGCAACTCCGCGGTGACCTCCTCGATCGCGGAGGAGGTCTCCAAGCTGGAGTGGGCCACCCGCTGGGGTGCGGACACCGTCATGGACCTCTCCACCGGGGAGGACATCCACACCACCCGCGAGTGGATCCTGCGCAACGCGCCGGTGCCCATCGGCACCGTCCCGATCTACCAGGCGCTCGAGAAGGTGGGCGGCGACGCGAACGCGCTGACCTGGGAGATCTTCCGGGACACGGTGATCGAGCAGTGCGAGCAGGGCGTGGACTACATGACCGTCCACGCCGGGGTGCTGCTGCGCTACGTGCCGCTCACGGCGGAGCGGGTCACCGGGATCGTCTCCCGCGGCGGCTCGATCCTGGCCGGCTGGTGCCTCGCCCATCATCGCGAGAACTTCCTCTACGAGCACTTCGACGAGCTGTGCGAGATCTTCGCCCGCTACGACGTCTCCTTCTCGCTCGGGGACGGGCTGCGGCCCGGCAGCCTCGCCGATGCGAACGACGCCGCGCAGTTCGCCGAGCTCGACACGCTCGCGGAGCTGACCCGCCGGGCGTGGGAGCACGACGTGCAGGTGATGGTCGAGGGGCCCGGGCACGTGCCGCTGCACCTGGTGCACGAGAACGTGGAGCGCCAGCAGGAGCTGTGCGACGGGGCGCCGTTCTACACCCTGGGCCCGCTGGTCACGGACATCGCCCCGGCCTACGACCACATCACCTCCGCCATCGGCGCCACCGAGATCGCCCGCCACGGCACCGCGATGCTCTGCTACGTCACCCCGAAGGAGCACCTGGGGCTGCCGGACCGCGACGACGTGAAGACCGGCGTGATCACCTACAAGATCGCCGCGCACGCCGCCGATGTGGCCAAGGGGCACCCCGCCGCGCGCGATCGCGACGACGCCCTGTCGAAGGCCCGCTTCGAGTTCCGCTGGCGGGACCAGTTCGGGCTCTCGCTGGATCCGCAGCTGGCCGAGGAGTACCACGACCAGACCCTGCCCGCCGAGCCGGCGAAGACCGCGCACTTCTGCTCGATGTGCGGGCCGAAGTTCTGCTCGATGCGGATCTCCCAGGACATCCGCGACGCCTACGGCGACGCCGCCGCGCAGGAGCGCATCGCCCAGGAGGGGATGGCGGCGAAGTCCCGGGAGTTCCTCGCCCAGGGCGGGACGGTGTACCTGCCGGACCCGGTGCGGGCACCGGGCGGGGGCGGCGCCGCGGGCTGA
- a CDS encoding FadR/GntR family transcriptional regulator yields the protein MSTGTTTPPSAFDRALEQLGAAIVAGQLPAGHTDTVDGFIARTGASRSVVREVTRVLGALGMLSAGRRVGLRIRPPAEWDLLDPRVIRWRLEGPQPARQLAELRALRHAIEPAAAAAAARAVREEQAGTAALERAAAAMVEAADGPEHGAFHAADRAFHAAVLDLSGNAMLQRLREVIEEGLRHRALVERGARVPDGHDLSLHREVAAAIRAGDEERAAARMREIIERLAGENG from the coding sequence ATGAGCACCGGCACGACCACCCCGCCGAGCGCCTTCGACCGGGCGCTGGAGCAGCTCGGCGCCGCGATCGTCGCCGGTCAGCTGCCTGCCGGGCACACCGACACCGTGGACGGCTTCATCGCCCGCACGGGCGCGTCCCGCAGCGTGGTGCGGGAGGTGACGCGGGTGCTCGGCGCGCTGGGGATGCTCAGCGCCGGGCGCCGGGTGGGGCTGCGGATCCGCCCTCCGGCCGAGTGGGACCTGCTGGATCCGCGGGTGATCCGCTGGCGGCTCGAGGGGCCGCAGCCGGCCCGTCAGCTGGCAGAGCTGCGGGCGCTGCGCCACGCGATCGAGCCCGCCGCCGCGGCGGCCGCCGCCCGCGCCGTGCGCGAGGAGCAGGCCGGGACCGCAGCGCTGGAGCGTGCGGCGGCGGCGATGGTCGAGGCGGCCGACGGACCCGAGCACGGCGCCTTCCATGCCGCGGACCGCGCCTTCCATGCCGCCGTGCTGGACCTCTCCGGCAACGCGATGCTGCAGCGTCTGCGCGAGGTGATCGAGGAGGGGCTGCGCCACCGCGCCCTCGTGGAGCGCGGCGCCCGGGTGCCGGATGGTCACGACCTGTCCCTGCACCGCGAGGTCGCCGCCGCGATCCGTGCCGGCGACGAGGAGCGCGCCGCGGCGCGGATGCGGGAGATCATCGAACGCCTCGCCGGCGAGAACGGCTGA
- a CDS encoding SDR family oxidoreductase codes for MSTTTQRTVWITGAGSGMGRATALQAARAGWAVALSGRRPAPLEQLAAEIREEGGTALALPLDVQDRAAVRETAAQVAERLGGIDALVLAAGLNAPQRRWDDQDLAQFDAILATNLTAVANAIDAALPRLRERDGQVVVISSYAGWSFQPGAGVAYSASKTALGSLVRTLNQQEAAHGVRACHLCPGDVATDFLDQRPSVPDAEARARMLSAEDIARTVCFVLDSPGHVRIDELALSPVSQA; via the coding sequence ATGAGCACCACCACACAGCGCACGGTGTGGATCACCGGCGCGGGCAGCGGGATGGGCCGCGCCACCGCCCTGCAGGCGGCGCGTGCGGGCTGGGCCGTGGCGCTGAGCGGCCGTCGGCCCGCGCCGCTGGAGCAGCTCGCCGCCGAGATCCGCGAGGAGGGCGGCACGGCCCTGGCCCTCCCGCTGGACGTGCAGGACCGGGCGGCGGTGCGGGAGACGGCCGCGCAGGTCGCGGAGCGGCTCGGCGGGATCGACGCGCTCGTCCTGGCCGCCGGGCTGAACGCCCCGCAGCGTCGCTGGGACGATCAGGACCTCGCGCAGTTCGACGCCATCCTCGCCACCAACCTCACCGCCGTGGCCAACGCGATCGACGCCGCCCTCCCCCGCCTGCGCGAGCGCGACGGGCAGGTGGTGGTGATCTCCTCCTATGCGGGCTGGTCCTTCCAGCCCGGCGCGGGGGTGGCCTACTCGGCGAGCAAGACGGCGCTCGGCTCGCTGGTGCGCACCCTGAACCAGCAGGAGGCCGCCCACGGCGTGCGCGCCTGCCACCTGTGCCCCGGAGACGTCGCCACCGACTTCCTCGACCAGCGACCCTCCGTCCCGGACGCCGAGGCCCGCGCCCGGATGCTGAGCGCCGAGGACATCGCCCGCACCGTCTGCTTCGTGCTGGACTCCCCCGGCCACGTGCGGATCGACGAGCTGGCGCTCTCCCCCGTCTCCCAGGCATGA
- a CDS encoding SDR family NAD(P)-dependent oxidoreductase, which translates to MELDLRDRVVVVTGAGRGIGAVIARRFAAEGAHVAALDLAHEDAATATEEATDGAGGAPDAADGTAILPVVCDVTDPDSVDAAVAQVVARHGRIDVLVNNAGIVADSTVLETDWETWRRCLDVNAGGTFLMCRAAAPHMQDSGRGRILNAASFAAIVPSVGSAAYAASKAAVVQLSRVLASELGPHGITVNSYAPGMVPTAMNGFAEMPAAQQDRLLDTLSLRRWESADDVADLLLFLASDQASYITGALLDVSGGKFATQIPAVAYGR; encoded by the coding sequence ATGGAACTGGATCTGCGGGACAGGGTGGTCGTGGTGACCGGGGCGGGGCGCGGGATCGGCGCGGTGATCGCGCGGCGCTTCGCCGCCGAGGGTGCGCACGTCGCCGCGCTGGACCTCGCCCACGAGGACGCCGCGACGGCGACCGAGGAGGCGACCGACGGGGCGGGCGGGGCGCCGGATGCCGCCGACGGGACCGCGATCCTGCCGGTGGTGTGCGACGTGACCGACCCCGACTCCGTCGACGCCGCGGTGGCGCAGGTGGTGGCCCGCCACGGCCGGATCGACGTGCTGGTCAACAACGCCGGGATCGTCGCGGACTCCACGGTGCTCGAGACCGACTGGGAGACCTGGCGGCGCTGCCTCGACGTGAACGCCGGCGGCACCTTCCTCATGTGCCGGGCCGCTGCCCCGCACATGCAGGACTCCGGCCGCGGCCGGATCCTCAACGCCGCCTCGTTCGCCGCGATCGTGCCCAGCGTGGGCAGCGCCGCCTACGCCGCCTCGAAGGCCGCGGTGGTGCAGCTCAGCCGGGTGCTCGCCTCCGAGCTGGGCCCCCACGGCATCACCGTGAACTCCTACGCCCCCGGCATGGTGCCCACCGCCATGAACGGATTCGCCGAGATGCCCGCCGCGCAGCAGGACCGCCTGCTGGACACCCTCTCGCTGCGCCGCTGGGAGAGCGCCGACGACGTCGCCGACCTGCTGCTCTTCCTCGCCAGCGACCAGGCCTCCTACATCACCGGCGCCCTGCTGGACGTCTCCGGCGGGAAGTTCGCCACTCAGATCCCGGCGGTGGCGTACGGGCGGTAA
- a CDS encoding homocysteine S-methyltransferase family protein has protein sequence MSQNILTDRLDAGPVLCAEGFLFELERRGYLTAGEFVPEVALEHPEALRTLHVDFQRAGSDIVEAFTYNGHREKMRVIGKEELLEPLNRAALGIAREVADAVPGNLMAGNISNSNIWDPADPARQAEVRGMFEEMVGWAVEEGADLIIGETFYYAGEALAALEIAKASGLPVVLTLAPMAFQEMADGAGIVQTAQRLEQGGADVVGLNCFRGPDTMLPWLRQIREAVSCHVGALPIPYRTTEQEPTFFNLSDVAATVPSPHGRTFPTALDPLYTNRYEIRAFAEEAYGLGVNYLGVCCGAAPIHIREVAEAVGRTPEASRFSENMANHFMYGSNERLPEHVVGLGERA, from the coding sequence ATGTCCCAGAACATCCTCACCGACCGCCTCGACGCCGGTCCCGTCCTCTGTGCGGAGGGGTTCCTGTTCGAGCTCGAGCGCCGTGGCTACCTCACCGCCGGAGAGTTCGTCCCCGAGGTGGCGCTGGAGCACCCGGAGGCGCTGCGCACCCTGCATGTGGACTTCCAGCGTGCCGGCTCCGACATCGTCGAGGCGTTCACCTACAACGGCCACCGCGAGAAGATGCGCGTGATCGGCAAGGAGGAGCTGCTGGAGCCGCTGAACCGCGCCGCGCTCGGCATCGCCCGCGAGGTCGCCGACGCCGTGCCCGGCAACCTCATGGCCGGCAACATCTCCAACTCCAACATCTGGGACCCGGCCGATCCCGCCCGCCAGGCCGAGGTGCGCGGCATGTTCGAGGAGATGGTGGGCTGGGCCGTGGAGGAGGGCGCCGATCTGATCATCGGCGAGACCTTCTACTACGCCGGCGAGGCGCTGGCCGCGCTCGAGATCGCGAAGGCCTCCGGGCTGCCGGTGGTGCTCACGCTGGCGCCGATGGCGTTCCAGGAGATGGCCGACGGGGCCGGGATCGTGCAGACCGCCCAGCGTCTCGAACAGGGCGGGGCGGACGTGGTGGGCCTGAACTGCTTCCGCGGCCCGGACACGATGCTGCCCTGGCTGCGGCAGATCCGCGAGGCGGTCTCCTGCCACGTGGGCGCGCTGCCGATCCCCTACCGCACCACCGAGCAGGAGCCCACGTTCTTCAACCTCTCGGACGTGGCCGCCACCGTGCCCTCCCCGCACGGGCGCACCTTCCCCACCGCCCTGGACCCGCTGTACACCAACCGGTACGAGATCCGGGCCTTCGCCGAGGAGGCGTACGGCCTGGGCGTGAACTACCTGGGCGTGTGCTGCGGCGCCGCCCCGATCCACATCCGCGAGGTGGCCGAGGCGGTGGGCCGCACCCCGGAGGCCAGCCGGTTCTCCGAGAACATGGCCAACCACTTCATGTACGGCAGCAACGAGCGCCTGCCCGAGCACGTGGTGGGCCTCGGCGAGCGCGCCTGA
- a CDS encoding helicase: protein MASTRRSSTRRRRSSSRRRGGGARSAPKELPFVGPGERLWILDVPYGTQVEGASWHPAVKMHVFVGRSLPAHLAPYSPGPHTLGRFLENLHNPGAPAAVPEPAEDLEPRQLQYEAADAIAARAAAGGRQFLLADEPGVGKTISAVLGASAVGDLRGAQRVLVVADRPAAITIGHWCRTITALGDSGLEWVVITWDRLEKVLGHDWDVIIADEAHALRRTTTKRWTHWARLSGHSRSHDAAPFVIATTATPGHTPLELPYLAPAYAQAHGEPMREWTSVKQPGVDFSAALERHGIALERGRYGAAWTTDATRRAEDLARVRAWLEDQRPTAMLHRAAPWGAVPISGMPVALTPAEREAYETEWGEFCREMDIARRGRNTAKGRAALLRFRQKAGLLRVDSTVAWIGQQVEAGRQVACSVEFVGTAAEPITERLQDAGLEVATIYGRDRFDVEAERLRFQTGQAPVCVFTTVASISLHAGETLPGGRQASTAPRMGLFHQARFSGIAGRQVTGRTHRDHQVSPWHIAYAEGTVEEQVSRAMVERIAAASDTVGGDTEGLTDVAALLGADWLPTASFTEGSG from the coding sequence GTGGCCAGCACTCGTCGCTCCAGCACCCGCCGGCGCCGGTCCTCCTCGCGCAGGAGGGGCGGCGGCGCCCGCTCGGCCCCGAAGGAGCTGCCCTTCGTAGGCCCCGGGGAGCGGCTGTGGATCCTCGACGTCCCCTACGGCACACAGGTCGAGGGCGCGAGCTGGCATCCGGCCGTGAAGATGCACGTGTTCGTCGGCCGCAGCCTGCCCGCGCACCTGGCGCCCTACTCCCCCGGCCCGCACACGCTGGGCCGCTTCCTGGAGAACCTCCACAATCCCGGCGCGCCCGCCGCGGTGCCGGAGCCGGCGGAGGATCTGGAGCCGCGGCAGCTGCAGTACGAGGCGGCCGATGCGATCGCGGCACGGGCCGCCGCCGGCGGGCGCCAGTTCCTGCTGGCCGACGAGCCCGGCGTGGGCAAGACGATCTCCGCGGTGCTGGGGGCGAGCGCGGTGGGCGATCTGCGCGGCGCGCAGCGGGTGCTGGTGGTGGCGGACCGGCCGGCCGCGATCACGATCGGGCACTGGTGCCGCACCATCACGGCGCTGGGCGACAGCGGCCTGGAGTGGGTGGTGATCACCTGGGACCGGCTGGAGAAGGTGCTCGGCCACGACTGGGACGTGATCATCGCGGACGAGGCCCACGCCCTGCGCCGCACCACCACCAAGCGGTGGACGCACTGGGCACGGCTCTCCGGGCACTCCCGCTCCCATGACGCGGCGCCGTTCGTCATCGCCACCACCGCCACCCCCGGCCACACCCCGCTGGAGCTGCCCTACCTCGCGCCCGCCTACGCGCAGGCGCACGGCGAGCCGATGCGCGAGTGGACCTCCGTGAAGCAGCCCGGCGTGGACTTCTCCGCCGCGCTGGAGCGGCACGGCATCGCGCTGGAGCGCGGCCGCTACGGCGCCGCCTGGACCACCGACGCGACCCGTCGGGCGGAGGATCTCGCACGGGTGCGCGCCTGGCTCGAGGACCAGCGGCCGACGGCGATGCTGCACCGGGCCGCACCCTGGGGCGCCGTGCCGATCTCCGGGATGCCGGTGGCGCTCACGCCCGCGGAGCGGGAGGCGTACGAGACGGAGTGGGGCGAGTTCTGCCGCGAGATGGACATCGCCCGGCGCGGCCGCAACACCGCGAAGGGGCGGGCCGCGCTGCTGCGGTTCCGGCAGAAGGCGGGGCTGCTGCGGGTGGACTCCACCGTGGCGTGGATCGGCCAGCAGGTGGAGGCCGGGCGGCAGGTGGCCTGCTCGGTGGAGTTCGTGGGCACCGCCGCGGAGCCGATCACCGAGCGGCTGCAGGACGCCGGGCTCGAGGTCGCCACGATCTACGGCCGGGACCGGTTCGACGTCGAGGCCGAGAGGCTGCGCTTCCAGACCGGGCAGGCGCCGGTGTGCGTGTTCACCACCGTCGCCTCGATCAGCCTGCACGCCGGGGAGACCCTCCCGGGCGGGCGCCAGGCCTCGACCGCGCCGCGCATGGGACTGTTCCACCAGGCGCGCTTCTCCGGCATCGCGGGCCGGCAGGTCACCGGCCGCACCCACCGCGACCACCAGGTCTCCCCCTGGCACATCGCCTACGCGGAGGGCACCGTCGAGGAGCAGGTCTCGCGCGCGATGGTGGAACGGATCGCCGCCGCCTCCGACACCGTGGGCGGGGACACCGAGGGGCTCACCGACGTGGCCGCACTGCTGGGCGCGGACTGGCTGCCCACGGCGAGCTTCACCGAGGGCAGCGGCTGA